One Saccharopolyspora erythraea NRRL 2338 genomic region harbors:
- a CDS encoding type VII secretion system-associated protein — protein MAAWEAVETMTDVQRPDSVDTPAPPGEAGERNGADAAEKWFLLMDPAWSPTADEPDPPVSAIVGVWPLEDGAVGKFRPNPGYEPSDENSPSDPVDAVLRMMVRASADADQLRLILRDSVFDLAMNGDGRPLVTRSPDDVLCAVVATSEPHRLRITSPSWRRVDIDELVELLADDADVLFNPGGPATVRLVGGFIRSVPALTDDEVAEMHDKYVGDLDGRVEVMPWQLDEDSTPEAEQAAKL, from the coding sequence ATGGCGGCCTGGGAAGCAGTCGAGACGATGACCGATGTGCAGCGCCCGGACAGTGTCGACACTCCTGCGCCCCCGGGGGAGGCTGGGGAGCGAAACGGTGCGGATGCCGCCGAGAAGTGGTTCCTTCTCATGGACCCGGCATGGAGTCCGACCGCCGATGAGCCCGATCCACCGGTGAGCGCGATAGTCGGGGTATGGCCGTTGGAGGACGGCGCTGTCGGGAAGTTCCGTCCTAACCCGGGCTACGAGCCTTCGGATGAGAACTCGCCGAGCGATCCGGTTGACGCGGTGCTGCGAATGATGGTGCGGGCGAGCGCGGATGCGGACCAGCTCCGGTTGATCCTGCGCGACTCGGTGTTCGACCTCGCGATGAACGGCGACGGCCGGCCGCTCGTGACGCGCTCGCCTGACGACGTGCTGTGTGCCGTGGTGGCCACCTCTGAACCGCACCGCCTCCGGATCACCTCACCGTCCTGGCGCCGGGTTGACATCGACGAGCTGGTGGAGTTGCTCGCCGATGACGCCGACGTCCTCTTCAACCCTGGGGGCCCGGCGACCGTGCGCCTGGTCGGCGGCTTCATCCGCAGCGTTCCAGCCCTGACCGACGACGAAGTAGCCGAAATGCACGACAAGTACGTCGGAGACCTCGACGGTCGAGTAGAGGTCATGCCATGGCAGCTCGACGAAGACAGCACACCCGAGGCGGAGCAAGCGGCCAAGCTCTGA
- a CDS encoding cytochrome P450 yields the protein MAGPVLSSSDIPGPPPSAGGHNLRDIAEAGGLPGFQVRLHRTYGEIAHFAMPNAQVVSVASPEVLESTLDLPECPMELAPFLTPLADAANVLLSGEQDRARWRRTVIPALSCPHRAESDHPRFIDIIEESAQRWSSTGEPVALERELDTLALRLMCTSVLGSTPGQAAIVERVTDAFERLPEFFLGQVYGVRTTSQEPAVDSALTTLRDVVTFLVDEVAPSDLISAARRAGQSSKDLVNTLLAILIGAHRTTGTVVSHALRQLMRHRDVAKRLRAELKTVLGGKAAPAFHELPCLRYLRRTLNESVRLASPVPGIARRAPDGIALGAYRIPAGTVVHYAIRAVHMNPRVWPRPDEFDPDRFDTAPQNSRPAMAFVPFGIGRNDCPGALVAMEHALLMLAVLAHRFRFESRTAGKQGSRFSLGGPCADPVRVRPRRSR from the coding sequence ATGGCGGGTCCGGTGCTGTCGTCGTCCGATATCCCCGGTCCGCCCCCCTCCGCTGGAGGGCACAACCTGCGCGATATCGCCGAGGCCGGGGGATTGCCCGGCTTCCAGGTCCGGCTGCACCGCACGTACGGCGAGATCGCGCACTTCGCCATGCCGAACGCCCAGGTCGTGTCCGTCGCGTCGCCGGAAGTGCTGGAGAGCACACTGGACCTGCCCGAATGCCCGATGGAGCTCGCACCGTTCCTGACACCGCTGGCCGACGCCGCGAACGTCCTGCTGAGCGGCGAACAGGACCGCGCACGATGGCGTCGCACGGTCATCCCCGCGCTGAGTTGCCCGCACCGGGCCGAGTCGGACCACCCCCGGTTCATCGACATCATCGAGGAGTCGGCGCAACGATGGTCGTCGACCGGGGAACCGGTAGCGCTCGAGCGCGAGCTCGACACCCTCGCGCTTCGCTTGATGTGCACGAGCGTGCTGGGGTCCACGCCGGGTCAGGCGGCCATCGTCGAGCGGGTGACCGATGCTTTCGAGAGGCTGCCGGAGTTCTTCCTCGGCCAGGTGTACGGCGTGCGCACCACGAGCCAGGAGCCGGCTGTGGATTCCGCACTCACGACACTGCGCGACGTCGTCACCTTCCTGGTCGACGAGGTCGCACCGTCTGATCTCATCTCCGCAGCCCGGCGGGCGGGGCAATCGTCGAAGGACCTAGTGAACACCCTCCTCGCGATTCTGATCGGGGCTCATCGCACGACGGGTACCGTCGTCTCGCACGCGCTGCGGCAGTTGATGCGGCACCGCGACGTGGCGAAGCGGCTGCGTGCGGAGCTCAAGACGGTCCTCGGCGGCAAGGCTGCTCCTGCTTTCCACGAGCTGCCGTGCCTTCGCTACCTGCGGAGGACCTTGAACGAGTCGGTCCGGCTGGCGTCGCCGGTGCCGGGCATCGCGCGCCGCGCGCCCGACGGGATCGCTCTCGGCGCCTACCGGATTCCCGCCGGAACAGTCGTCCATTACGCGATCCGCGCGGTGCACATGAACCCCCGGGTGTGGCCGAGACCGGACGAGTTCGACCCCGATCGCTTCGACACTGCGCCCCAGAACAGCCGACCGGCGATGGCTTTCGTTCCCTTCGGCATCGGGCGCAACGACTGCCCCGGAGCCTTGGTGGCCATGGAACACGCACTGCTGATGCTCGCCGTGCTGGCGCATCGGTTCCGTTTCGAATCGCGCACGGCCGGCAAGCAGGGCTCCAGGTTCTCGCTGGGCGGCCCCTGCGCTGATCCGGTGCGGGTGCGGCCTCGCCGCAGCCGGTGA
- a CDS encoding YrhB domain-containing protein, with product MRTTMVDEVGRRAAEWLDRTYAGLVRLADDEPVVAGERTWLFGCEYADAVDEPMLASAIVVPMDGAEPFPPANSDPLDEPYNMSRPLDLGRRPWAWRANARNCLVATDAGLDQRPATALPWQPRDEAPGWWPRLLAEYFPDAEVAVCTSWSEVADAILDAGPDTRGAVWLRRRLHGVELTGHLVNVLNDEGQAVFLDGQRGSLAKLEEDVSGLVLARFHRPAPMETIAVPWQAGAADLASALAKARSWLDQAYSDDVVLVAPGPADETRRGWLFACTTARFLGSGHWQDQMLDAALVVPKAAGEEPFGLPNSDPWDYLAKWDAGESGLAAPPAPGAAAWFGPMAQQLGRVVSTNVHQHWGEVLSELATLSQDARAVVWVRRRDARGRETLGNLLMADAASDGVRLVDAMAEDGNPTLDQEVLNLHVIRFE from the coding sequence GTGAGGACGACGATGGTGGACGAGGTCGGCCGCAGGGCCGCCGAGTGGCTGGACCGCACCTACGCGGGCCTGGTCCGGCTGGCCGATGACGAACCCGTCGTCGCGGGTGAGCGGACGTGGCTGTTCGGTTGTGAATACGCCGACGCCGTGGACGAACCGATGCTGGCGTCGGCCATCGTGGTGCCCATGGACGGTGCGGAGCCGTTTCCGCCGGCGAACAGCGACCCGCTGGACGAGCCGTACAACATGTCCCGGCCACTCGATCTGGGGCGGCGACCGTGGGCCTGGCGCGCGAACGCACGCAACTGCCTGGTGGCCACGGACGCGGGACTCGATCAACGGCCCGCGACGGCACTGCCTTGGCAACCGCGGGACGAAGCGCCCGGCTGGTGGCCGCGGCTGCTCGCCGAGTATTTCCCCGACGCCGAGGTGGCGGTCTGCACGTCCTGGTCCGAGGTCGCGGACGCGATTCTCGACGCGGGCCCCGACACGCGAGGGGCGGTCTGGCTTCGCAGGCGCCTGCACGGTGTCGAGTTGACCGGTCATCTGGTGAACGTCCTCAACGATGAGGGGCAAGCCGTTTTCCTCGACGGCCAACGAGGCTCGTTGGCCAAACTGGAAGAGGACGTATCCGGACTGGTGCTGGCGCGGTTCCACCGGCCGGCCCCCATGGAAACGATCGCCGTGCCGTGGCAGGCCGGAGCCGCGGATCTGGCTTCGGCGCTCGCCAAGGCCCGTAGCTGGCTCGACCAGGCATACTCCGATGACGTGGTGCTGGTCGCCCCTGGCCCTGCCGACGAGACGCGCCGAGGATGGCTGTTCGCCTGCACGACGGCACGTTTCCTGGGCAGTGGCCACTGGCAGGACCAGATGCTCGACGCCGCGCTCGTGGTGCCCAAGGCCGCGGGCGAGGAACCGTTCGGGCTGCCGAACTCCGACCCGTGGGACTACCTCGCGAAGTGGGATGCCGGGGAATCCGGCCTGGCCGCACCGCCGGCCCCCGGGGCGGCTGCCTGGTTCGGCCCGATGGCACAACAGCTCGGGCGAGTGGTCAGCACCAACGTTCACCAACATTGGGGCGAGGTCCTGTCCGAGCTCGCCACTCTCTCGCAGGACGCCCGAGCCGTGGTGTGGGTCCGCCGCCGGGACGCGCGTGGCCGGGAGACCCTCGGGAACCTGCTGATGGCCGACGCTGCCTCCGACGGTGTGCGGCTGGTCGATGCGATGGCCGAGGACGGCAATCCGACTCTGGACCAGGAAGTCCTGAACCTGCACGTGATTCGCTTCGAGTAG